A stretch of the Argentina anserina chromosome 6, drPotAnse1.1, whole genome shotgun sequence genome encodes the following:
- the LOC126800116 gene encoding mavicyanin, giving the protein MAAFNTSLFWLVIFISLGNSLVFSAFEFQVGGIQGWVVPPANDSKVYNDWASENRFQVGSAIRFKYKKDSVMEVSEEDYKKCDSSHPKFYDNDGNTVYRFDRSGSFYFISGSAGHCEKGQRMIVKVMASDEESWLGGRSAGYPAAVSELGGSKLVFVQFVLFYVASVVF; this is encoded by the exons ATGGCTGCTTTTAACACAAGTCTGTTCTGGCTCGTCATCTTCATCTCTCTAGGGAACTCCTTGGTTTTCTCAGCTTTCGAGTTCCAGGTTGGTGGAATTCAAGGTTGGGTTGTCCCTCCGGCCAATGACAGCAAGGTCTACAACGACTGGGCCTCGGAAAACAGGTTTCAAGTTGGCAGCGCCATTC GATTCAAGTACAAGAAGGATTCAGTGATGGAGGTATCGGAAGAGGACTACAAGAAGTGCGATTCAAGCCATCCTAAATTCTACGACAACGATGGAAACACTGTCTACAGGTTTGACCGTTCGGGGTCATTTTACTTCATCAGTGGGTCAGCCGGACACTGTGAGAAGGGGCAGAGGATGATCGTTAAGGTCATGGCGTCCGATGAGGAGTCTTGGTTGGGTGGAAGATCGGCTGGTTATCCAGCTGCGGTTTCCGAGCTTGGAGGGTCCAAACTTGTGTTTGTTCAGTTTGTTTTGTTCTATGTTGCTTCTGTTGTGTTCTAG
- the LOC126798281 gene encoding succinate dehydrogenase [ubiquinone] iron-sulfur subunit 2, mitochondrial, with the protein MATGLLRRAFTGISTSSSSPAARRVVLRAFASEPQTDASVPKARESSKKKTFSIYRWSPDQPSKPELKEYEIDLKDCGPMVLDALIKIKNEMDPSLTFRRSCREGICGSCAMNIDGCNGLACLTKIESAGAATTITPLPHMYVIKDLVVDMTNFYNQYKSIEPWLKRKNPAEVPGKEILQTKKDRAKLDGMYECILCACCSASCPSYWWNPEAYLGPAALLHANRWIVDSRDEYTKERLDAINDEYKLYRCHTILNCARACPKGLNPGKQIQNIKNLQPAGH; encoded by the exons ATGGCGACGGGTCTGTTACGGCGAGCCTTCACCGGAATCTCAACCTCATCCTCATCGCCGGCGGCGAGGCGCGTCGTTCTCCGGGCCTTCGCGTCGGAGCCGCAGACGGACGCGTCGGTCCCGAAGGCGCGTGAGAGCTCGAAGAAGAAGACGTTCTCGATTTACCGGTGGAGCCCCGACCAGCCGTCGAAGCCGGAGCTGAAGGAGTACGAGATCGACCTCAAGGACTGCGGCCCTATGGTGCTCGACGCGCTGATCAAGATCAAGAACGAGATGGACCCCAGCCTCACGTTCCGGCGGAGCTGCCGCGAGGGGATCTGCGGCTCGTGCGCGATGAACATCGACGGCTGCAACGGCCTGGCGTGCCTGACGAAGATCGAGTCCGCCGGCGCCGCCACGACGATCACGCCGCTGCCGCACATGTATGTGATCAAGGATTTGGTGGTGGACATGACCAATTTCTACAACCAGTACAAGAGTATTGAGCCGTGGCTGAAGAGGAAGAACCCGGCGGAGGTTCCCGGAAAGGAGATTCTTCAGACGAAGAAGGATAGGGCAAAGCTGGATGGGATGTACGAGTGTATACTGTGCGCTTGCTGTAGCGCATCCTGCCCTAGCTACTGGTGGAATCCTGAGGCTTATTTGGGACCTGCTGCTTTGCTCCACGCCAATAG GTGGATAGTTGACAGCCGTGATGAATATACAAAGGAGCGACTTGATGCGATCAACGATGAGTATAAGCTATATCGCTGCCACACGATATTGAACTGTGCTCGTGCCTGCCCAAAAGGCTTGAACCCGGGAAAGCAGATCCAAAATATCAAGAATCTCCAGCCAGCAGGGCACTAA
- the LOC126799373 gene encoding uncharacterized protein LOC126799373, producing MAKFLINRTLKPILNLNLLTPLSSRSRQLTSTASAAAEQPQSDGGDSSSFTFSSNHDDSIHIKPDSVKPKTTAASSVTMPMSFMTGSVVGRRFYNQVTTRKADDGNGWTVMLDYRTLKTPSKRPLKLPTLGLAKAIAAEWEYQETDGIRPFTMPLMKLACTALERVPITRHKVIEFLINRFNQDLVFCRAPDDNVLTSDIHERQVEKIDPLLNWMESEFGFKPVVYSSFFGGKQDEGLLKSVETLLKKTDECELAAIDAIAGAAHSLTIALGLFRGKLQIEEAIELIRLEEDFQVDRWGLVEGGHDVDIADLKVQIASAAVFLGLSRRV from the exons ATGGCCAAGTTCCTCATAAACAGAACCCTAAAACCAATCCTCAACCTCAACCTACTCACCCCCCTCTCATCTCGCTCCCGCCAACTCACCTCCACcgcctccgccgccgccgagCAGCCCCAATCCGACGGCGGCGACTCCTCCTCCTTCACATTCTCATCCAATCATGATGACAGCATTCACATCAAGCCCGATTCCGTCAAGCCCAAAACCACGGCGGCGTCGTCGGTGACGATGCCGATGTCGTTCATGACGGGGTCGGTGGTGGGGCGGAGGTTCTACAACCAAGTCACGACGAGGAAGGCCGACGACGGGAACGGATGGACGGTGATGCTTGATTATCGGACTCTCAAGACTCCGTCGAAGAGACCCTTAAAGCTTCCGACTTTGGGTTTGGCCAAGGCTATTGCTGCTGAGTGGGAGTACCAG GAGACAGACGGGATTAGGCCCTTTACGATGCCGCTCATGAAGCTTGCTTGTACGGCACTGGAAAGAGTTCCCATCACACGGCATAAGGTTATAGAATTCTTGATTAATAGATTCAATCAAGATTTAGTATTTTGTCGCGCCCCAGATGACAATGTGCTGACGAGCGACATCCATG aACGGCAAGTGGAAAAGATTGATCCGTTACTTAATTGGATGGAGTCTGAATTTGGCTTTAAGCCTGTTGTTTACTCCAGCTTTTTTGGTGGAAAGCAGGATGAGGGACTTCTAAAATCTGTAGAAACCCTACTGAAGAAAACAGATGAGTGTGAATTGGCAGCAATTGATGCAATTGCAGGAGCGGCACACTCCCTAACAATTGCTCTTGGATTATTTCGTGGGAAACTGCAGATTGAAGAAGCAATTGAGTTGATTAGACTTGAAGAAGATTTTCAG GTCGACAGGTGGGGTCTGGTTGAAGGTGGTCATGATGTGGATATTGCTGATCTCAAAGTACAGATCGCATCGGCTGCTGTATTCTTAGGTCTCTCAAGGAGGGTTTAA
- the LOC126799595 gene encoding cystinosin homolog yields MVASWNSIPLEITYRVLGWLTVTFWSVGFYPQVILNFLRKSVVGLSMDFVVLNLTKHSSYLIYNATLYFSSAVQKQYFEKYGFGEMIPVAANDVAFSAHAVFVTAVILFQITIYERGNQKVSKIAVGIVVAVWLFAAVCFFVALPTHSWLWLISIFNSIQVFMTVIKYTPQAYMNFIRKSTDGLSIFFVLLDFLGGVGSYAQMAVQSIDQDSWVNFYGNIGKTLLSLICVSFDLLFICQHFVVYPSKKALISPKRIISKENLEPLVSSDDHQESENV; encoded by the exons ATGGTGGCTTCATGGAATTCGATTCCGCTGGAGATCACATACAGAGTTTTGGGGTGGTTGACCGTCACGTTCTGGTCCGTCGGCTTCTATCCCCAAGTCATTCTGAACTTTCTTCGGAAAAG TGTTGTGGGGCTGAGCATGGACTTTGTGGTGCTCAATTTGACAAAGCACTCGTCATATCTCATTTACAACGCCACTCTCTACTTCAGCTCCGCCGTCCAGAAGCAGTACTTTGAGAAGTACGGTTTCGGAGAG ATGATACCTGTAGCTGCAAATGATGTTGCTTTCTCTGCTCATGCCGTCTTTGTGACAGCAGTTATCCTCTTCCAAATTACGATCTATGAA CGGGGAAATCAGAAAGTATCCAAAATCGCAGTTGGAATTGTCGTTGCCGTGTGGCTGTTTGCTGCAGTTTGTTTCTTCGTAGCCCTGCCAACTCATTCTTGGCTTTGGCTCATCTCTATCTTCAA CTCAATTCAAGTTTTTATGACAGTCATCAAATATACTCCCCAG GCATACATGAACTTCATAAGAAAGAGCACAGATGGACTAAGTATTTTCTTTGTTCTACTCGATTTTTTGGGAGGAGTGGGAAGTTATGCACAAATGGCCGTACAATCTATTGATCAAG ATTCTTGGGTGAACTTCTATGGAAACATAGGGAAGACACTACTATCTTTG ATATGTGTATCATTTGATCTTCTTTTCATTTGCCAACATTTTGTTGTGTATCCTTCCAAAAAGGCACTGATATCTCCTAAGAGGATTATCAGCAAGGAGAACTTGGAGCCCCTTGTCAGTTCTGATGATCACCAAGAATCTGAAAATGTGTAG
- the LOC126797985 gene encoding cystinosin homolog gives MASWNSVPLEITYEVLGWLAFISWSISFYPQVILNYRRKSVIGLNFDFVVLNLTKHSSYLIYNATLYFSSAVQKQYLEKYGLGEMIPVAANDVAFSIHAVLLTAITLFQLMIYERGSQKVSKISIGIVAAVWLGAAVCFFVALPTHSWLWLISIFNSIQVFMTAIKYIPQAVFNFMRKSTDGFSIGNILLDFSGGVANYAQMAVQSIDQDSWVNFYGNIGKTLLSLISIFFDLLFMGQHFVLYPAKGALISRKLSKEESAEPLVKSSDDPVSENV, from the exons ATGGCGTCTTGGAATTCAGTTCCGCTAGAAATCACATACGAAGTTCTGGGATGGTTGGCTTTCATTTCATGGTCCATCAGCTTTTACCCTCAAGTCATCTTGAATTACCGCCGGAAAAG TGTTATTGGATTGAACTTCGATTTCGTGGTGCTGAATTTGACCAAGCACTCGTCGTATCTCATTTACAACGCCACTCTCTACTTCAGCTCCGCCGTTCAGAAACAGTACTTGGAGAAATATGGCCTCGGAGAG ATGATACCTGTAGCAGCTAATGATGTTGCGTTCTCTATTCACGCTGTTTTGCTGACTGCAATTACCTTGTTCCAGCTTATGATTTACGAA CGTGGAAGTCAGAAGGTGTCCAAGatttcaattggaattgttgctGCTGTTTGGTTAGGTGCTGCAGTTTGTTTCTTTGTAGCTTTGCCCACCCATTCTTGGCTTTGGCTCATATCCATTTTCAA CTCAATTCAAGTATTTATGACAGCCATCAAATATATCCCGCAG GCAGTCTTCAACTTCATGAGGAAGAGCACAGATGGGTTTAGCATTGGAAACATTCTACTTGACTTTTCTGGAGGGGTGGCAAATTACGCACAAATGGCTGTGCAGTCCATTGATCAAG ATTCTTGGGTGAACTTCTATGGAAATATAGGGAAGACACTGCTGTCTTTG ATATCTATATTCTTTGACCTTCTCTTCATGGGTCAGCATTTCGTGCTGTATCCTGCCAAGGGAGCTCTAATCTCTCGTAAATTAAGCAAGGAGGAGAGTGCGGAGCCACTTGTCAAGTCGTCTGATGATCCAGTATCTGAAAATGTATGA
- the LOC126797457 gene encoding uncharacterized protein LOC126797457 — MNSERERESRQHGMVQYRVLPALLNPRPETRHVNEFDSVPTAGLFTRVSRRPNNHSKYTSKCIHSKPRCNGCRIHPASKSKDKTEGNQKLKSSDVVTNHRLVTWRVVDGQIGLNFSGLSATGLLDKLSSDY, encoded by the exons ATGAACTCAGAACG agagagagagagtcgccAACACGGAATGGTTCAGTACAGGGTTCTACCCGCCCTATTGAACCCGAGGCCAGAGACTCGACATGTCAACGAGTTCGACTCAGTCCCCACGGCCGGGTTGTTCACCAGAGTGTCCAGAAGGCCTAACAACCACTCCAAGTACACGAGCAAGTGCATCCACTCCAAGCCTAGGTGCAACGGGTGTCGCATACACCCGGCTAGTAAGTCCAAAGATAAGACTGAAGGTAACCAAAAGCTTAAGTCAAGTGATGTCGTGACCAACCATAGGTTGGTCACATGGCGTGTCGTGGATGGACAAATCGGATTAAATTTTTCCGGATTGTCTGCCACGGGACTTTTAGATAAATTATCTAGCGATTACTAA
- the LOC126797458 gene encoding cystinosin homolog yields the protein MASWNSTPMEVAYEVLGWIAFVSWSFSFYPQVILNFQRKSVVGLNFDFVVLNLTKHSSYLIYNATLYFSSAVQKQYFHKYGSKQMIPVAANDVAFSTHAVLLTALTLIQIAIYERGNQKVSKISIGIVVAVWLGAAVCFFIALSNHSWLWLISVFNLIQVCMTVIKYIPQAVLNFMRKSTDGFSIGNILLDFTGGLTNYAQMAVQSIDQHSWVNFYGNIGKTLLSLISILFDVLFMCQHFLLYPAKKPQQILDNNNSSEESTGANGKSPDHHQPVQPEVV from the exons ATGGCGTCGTGGAACTCAACTCCGATGGAAGTGGCATACGAAGTTCTGGGATGGATAGCTTTCGTGTCTTGGTCTTTCAGCTTCTACCCTCAAGTCATCTTGAATTTCCAGAGAAAGAG TGTTGTAGGGCTGAACTTCGATTTCGTGGTACTGAATTTGACAAAGCACTCTTCATATCTTATATACAATGCCACTCTCTACTTTAGCTCTGCAGTTCAAAAGCAATACTTCCACAAGTATGGCTCCAAACAG ATGATACCGGTGGCAGCGAATGATGTGGCATTTTCTACTCATGCTGTGTTATTGACTGCACTGACCCTAATTCAAATTGCAATCTATGAA CGTGGAAATCAGAAGGTGTCGAAGATTTCCATTGGAATCGTTGTTGCTGTGTGGCTAGGTGCTGCAGTTTGCTTTTTCATAGCTTTGTCAAACCATTCTTGGCTTTGGCTCATTTCCGTTTTCAA CTTAATTCAAGTATGTATGACAGTCATCAAATACATTCCCCAG gcaGTCTTGAACTTCATGCGGAAGAGCACAGATGGGTTCAGCATTGGCAACATTTTACTTGATTTTACCGGAGGCCTCACTAATTATGCACAAATGGCTGTGCAGTCTATAGATCAAC ATTCTTGGGTGAACTTCTATGGAAATATAGGGAAGACACTTCTCTCTTTG ATCTCGATACTCTTCGACGTTCTATTCATGTGTCAACATTTCCTACTGTATCCTGCCAAGAAGCCACAGCAGATACTGGATAACAACAATTCCAGTGAGGAAAGCACAGGGGCTAATGGCAAATCTCCTGATCATCATCAGCCAGTACAGCCGGAGGTTGTATGA